In Mus caroli chromosome 19, CAROLI_EIJ_v1.1, whole genome shotgun sequence, a genomic segment contains:
- the Nkx2-3 gene encoding homeobox protein Nkx-2.3: MMLPSPVTSTPFSVKDILNLEQQRHFHGAHLQAELEQHFHSAPCMLAAAEGTQFSDAGEEDEEEEGEKLSYLNSLAAAEGHGDSGLCPQSYVHTVLRDACSGPKEQEEEVVSERSQKNCQLKKSLEAAGDCKTSEDGERPKPRSRRKPRVLFSQAQVFELERRFKQQRYLSAPEREHLASSLKLTSTQVKIWFQNRRYKCKRQRQDKSLELGTHAPPPPPRRVAVPVLVRDGKPCVTPSAQTYGSPYGVGAGAYSYNSFPAYGYGNSAAAAAAAAAAAAAAAAYSGSYGCAYPTGGGGGGGGTASAATTAMQPACSATGGGSFVNVSNLGGFGSGGGAQPLHQGAAAGAACTQGTLQGIRAW; encoded by the exons ATGATGTTACCAAGCCCGGTCACCTCCACCCCTTTCTCAGTCAAAGACATTTTGAATCTGGAGCAGCAGCGGCACTTCCACGGAGCTCACTTGCAAGCGGAATTGGAGCAGCACTTCCACTCGGCGCCCTGCATGCTGGCCGCGGCTGAAGGGACGCAATTTTCTGATGCAggggaggaggacgaggaagaagagggagagaaactgTCCTATTTGAACTCACTAGCTGCTGCCGAGGGCCATGGAGATTCAGGTCTCTGTCCTCAGAGCTATGTCCATACAGTTCTCCGAGACGCTTGCAGCGGGCCCAAGGAACAAGAAGAGGAGGTTGTGAGCGAACGGAGCCAAA AAAACTGTCAGTTGAAGAAGTCTCTGGAAGCGGCGGGAGACTGTAAGACAAGCGAGGACGGCGAGAGGCCGAAGCCGCGGAGCCGCCGGAAGCCCCGGGTGCTCTTCTCGCAAGCTCAGGTCTTCGAGCTGGAGCGCAGGTTCAAGCAGCAGCGGTACCTGTCGGCGCCCGAGCGTGAGCATCTCGCCAGCAGCCTGAAGCTCACGTCCACGCAGGTGAAAATCTGGTTCCAGAATCGCAGGTACAAGTGCAAGAGACAGCGGCAGGATAAGTCCCTGGAGCTGGGGACGCACGCGCCGCCGCCACCACCCCGCCGCGTGGCAGTGCCGGTGCTCGTGCGGGACGGCAAGCCGTGCGTCACGCCCAGCGCACAAACCTACGGCTCTCCCTACGGCGTGGGCGCCGGCGCCTACTCCTACAACAGCTTCCCCGCCTATGGCTACGGGAACTCAGCCGCCGCAGCCgctgcagccgccgccgccgcagcgGCAGCGGCGGCTTACAGCGGCAGCTACGGCTGCGCCTATCCGACCGGtggcggcggtggtggtggcggcacgGCCTCCGCGGCGACCACCGCCATGCAACCCGCCTGCAGCGCCACCGGCGGCGGATCCTTTGTGAACGTGAGCAACCTGGGAGGCttcggcagcggcggcggcgcgCAACCCTTGCATCAAGGTGCCGCAGCCGGGGCCGCGTGCACGCAGGGGACTTTGCAGGGCATCAGGGCTTGGTAA